Proteins encoded by one window of Aphis gossypii isolate Hap1 chromosome X, ASM2018417v2, whole genome shotgun sequence:
- the LOC114129330 gene encoding histone deacetylase 4 isoform X1 produces MSADHSESNSKITDNIKSIRSIEISSAFTQLSQKTEMTRESIVSSYNTEDALGDKPLELVRPTNHVHEHNTIHHQILELKKQQQLQQQYLLEQFQAQQQQLAEQHEQQLRQHLKTCVTQDLWEKKRELEEKEQREKKEEEKLETIKKKEKHEQSAIASSEVKQILQGFLLSKKHREAASSSSIQSQQSYPSWGILQSQQSEPNVMPSSLSPSSSGSNITPYRFVGRYEEDFPLRKTASEPNLLKIRLKQRMFDRRNNPIARPKERSGSRVSKLAIETSPSGSTPGSGPNSPPILISNCRNSPSTGATTPIKEEGEISFGHMSNNKSDQSSSVADISALYTSPSMPNISLGRPPSNSFIWCLSKLTDRDGSKLSSVSEAEVRAAFTARLGAPLTGQMLSSTLPYYPTLPILDTSQSFIQKQMRSLESRQTTTTPTFHPAPITDTQVAHARLNKAGHRPLGRTQSAPLPLGHPMLNSTVPGQQLSVHYEDYELPLQQLNSHYLKQQIRHTVLTRAGSRAHLANNSSLINEDQEDNAKVIDLTGGPRTSTDNGLKNKSQTFLQQQRDLMMRQTSQSNDISLFANRNTHVTLPLVRTYSSPLDATISTGGINSDTSTSSSSPYLSSTSLNSSNAKLSGSPHRPTTGLAFDSLMLKHACKCGNNAIHPEHSGRLQSVWARLFETGLARRCYRLRPRKATIEELQTCHTEPHTLLFGTNLASRQKMDSSKLAELPVKALVRLPCGGLGVDSDTTWNELHTAPAARMAVGCVIDLAFKAALGDVKNGFAIVRPPGHHAEANQAMGFCFFNSIAVACRLLQQRQAVRRILIVDWDVHHGNGTQQIFYNDRSVLYLSIHRHDEGNFFPGTGAPSECGAGSGLGYNVNIAWSGGLQPPLGDAEYLAAFRTVVMPIARDYAPEIVLVSAGFDAASGHPAPLGGYNVTPACFAYMTQQLMQIADGKVILSLEGGYDLTAICDSAEECVRALLEDEVTPIVQSELHRTPCQNAIKTLQKTIAIQLPHWPVLKKLAHTVSCSAVEATLCEENETVSAMASLSMTRHRIQSSDPSEEPMEEDCEDDK; encoded by the exons acaaCATCAAGTCAATTCGAAGTATAGAAATCAGTTCTGCGTTCACGCAACTATCGCAAAAAACAG aaatgaCTCGTGAATCAATAGTGAGCAGTTACAATACTGAAGACGCGTTGGGGGACAAACCTTTGGAATTAGTTCGACCTACTAATCACGTCCACGAACACAACACAATACATCATCAAATATTAGag ttaaaaaagcAACAACAACttcaacaacaatatttattggaaCAATTCCAAGCTCAACAACAACAGTTAGCCGAGCAACATGAACAACAACTCCGGCAACATCttaag acGTGTGTAACGCAGGATTTATGGGAAAAAAAAAGGGAACTTGAAGAAAAAGAACAGCGTGAAAAAAAGGAAGAAGAAAAATTGGAAactataaagaaaaaagaaaaacatgaaCAAAGTGCTATTGCGTCATCCGaagttaaacaaattttacag GGGTTTCTGCTGAGTAAAAAACATCGAGAAGCAGCATCAAGTAGTTCTATACAATCTCAACAATCCTACCCTAGTTG gggTATCTTACAATCTCAGCAGTCGGAACCAAACGTAATGCCTAGTAGTTTAAGTCCTTCATCTAGTGGGTCAAATATTACACCATATAGATTTGTTGGGCGGTACGAAGAAGATTTCCCTCTTAGAAAaacag CGTCCGAACCAAATTTGCTCAAAATCAGATTGAAACAGCGCATGTTCGACCGACGTAACAATCCAATCGCACGGCCCAAAGAAAGATCCGGCAGCAGAGTATCTAAGCTCGCAA tagAGACGTCTCCTTCGGGCAGTACTCCCGGTTCTGGACCTAATTCTCCTCCTATACTCATATCAAATTGTCGAAACTCACCTTCAACTGGAGCCACTACTCCAATAAAAgaa gaaGGAGAAATTTCATTTGGCCATatgtctaataataaatcagaCCAAAGCAGTAGTGTTGCTGATATATCTGCATTATATACAAGCCCTTCGATGCCTAATATATCATTAGGTCGACCACCATCAAAttcg TTTATTTGGTGTCTTTCAAAATTAACGGATCGG GATGGATCAAAATTATCATCTGTTTCGGAAGCTGAAGTCCGTGCTGCATTTACTGCAAGATTAGGTGCACCACTCACTGGTCAAATGTTATCAAGTACATTGCCATATTATCCTACGCTTCCaa taCTGGATACATCTCAAAGTttcattcaaaaacaaatgcgAAGTCTTGAATCCAGACAAACTACTACTACTCCAACATTTCATCCTGCACCTATAACTGACACTCAAGTGGCACATGCTAGATTGAATAAAGCTGGACACAGACCACTAGGCCGCACACAATCAGCACCACTACCTCTAGGACATCCAATGTTGAATAGCACTGTGCCCGGTCAACAACTAAGTGTTCATTATGAAGATTACGAATTACCACTTCAACAACTTAACTCACATTATTTGAAACAA caaATTCGCCATACTGTTTTAACCCGAGCTGGAAGTCGAGCACACTTGGCTAATAACAgtagtttaataaatgaagATCAAGAAGATAATGCAAAG gtaattgatTTGACTGGTGGTCCAAGAACATCGACAGATAatggtttgaaaaataaaagtcagACATTTTTACAACAACAACGTGACTTAATGATGCGACAAACATCTCAATCAAATGATA TTTCGCTTTTTGCAAATCGGAATACACATGTTACTCTTCCTTTAGTTAGAACATATTCCAGTCCTTTAGATGCAACCATAAGTACAGGAGGGATTAACTCTGACACATctacatcatcatcatcaccaTACCTTTCATCTACTAGTCTTAATTCTTCTAACGCTAAACTATCAGG AAGTCCACACCGACCTACTACTGGACTAGCTTTTGATAGTTTAATGTTGAAACATGCTTGTAAATGTGGCAACAATGCTATACATCCAGAACATAGTGGACGGCTTCAAAGTGTTTGGGCTCGATTATTTGAAACAGGATTAGCTAGACGATGTTATAGATTGAGACCACGCAAAGCAACAATCGAAGAATTACAAACATGCCATACTGAACCACACACTCTTTTATTTG gTACAAACCTTGCAAGTCGTCAAAAAATGGATAGTTCTAAATTAGCTGAATTGCCTGTGAAAGCATTGGTGCGATTGCCTTGTGGTGGATTAGGGGTGGATTCTGACACTACATGGAATGAATTACATACAGCTCCAGCTGCTCGAATGGCTGTTGGTTGTGTTATTGATTTGGCCTTTAAAG CTGCCCTGGGTGATGTAAAAAATGGTTTTGCTATTGTTCGTCCACCTGGTCATCATGCTGAAGCTAATCAAGCTATgggattttgtttttttaattcaattgctGTTGCTTGTCGTCTGTTACAACAGAGGCAAGCTGTACGGCGTATACTTATTGTTGATTGG GATGTTCACCATGGTAACGGTACACAACAAATTTTCTATAACGATAGAAGTGTCTTATATCTATCTATTCATCGGCATGACGAAGGTAACTTCTTTCCAGGAACTGGTGCACCTAGTgag tgtggAGCTGGCAGTGGTCTAGGATACAATGTGAATATAGCATGGAGTGGTGGATTACAACCTCCACTTGGTGATGCTGAGTATTTAGCTGCTTTTCGGACAGTTGTAATGCCTATTGCTCGG gaTTATGCTCCAGAAATCGTATTGGTATCAGCAGGTTTTGACGCAGCCTCAGGCCATCCAGCTCCATTAGGTGGATATAATGTAACCCCTGCTTGTTTTGCTTACATGACACAACAACTAATGCAAATTGCAGATGGaaaa gtAATTTTGTCTTTAGAAGGAGGGTATGATCTAACTGCCATATGTGACAGTGCAGAAGAATGTGTACGTGCATTACTCGAAGATGAAGTAACACCAATCGTGCAGTCTGAGCTTCATCGTACCCCTTGTCAAAACGCcataaaaacattacaaaaaacCATCGCCATTcag ttGCCCCACTGGcctgtattaaaaaaactagcTCATACAGTATCATGCAGTGCTGTAGAAGCTACCCTTTGTGAAGAAAATGAAACAGTTAGTGCCATGGCTTCGTTATCAATGACCAGACATAGAATACA AAGTTCAGATCCTAGTGAAGAACCGATGGAAGAAGACTGTGAGGATGATAAATag
- the LOC114129330 gene encoding histone deacetylase 4 isoform X3: protein MSADHSESNSKITDNIKSIRSIEISSAFTQLSQKTEMTRESIVSSYNTEDALGDKPLELVRPTNHVHEHNTIHHQILELKKQQQLQQQYLLEQFQAQQQQLAEQHEQQLRQHLKTCVTQDLWEKKRELEEKEQREKKEEEKLETIKKKEKHEQSAIASSEVKQILQGFLLSKKHREAASSSSIQSQQSYPSWGILQSQQSEPNVMPSSLSPSSSGSNITPYRFVGRYEEDFPLRKTASEPNLLKIRLKQRMFDRRNNPIARPKERSGSRVSKLAIETSPSGSTPGSGPNSPPILISNCRNSPSTGATTPIKEEGEISFGHMSNNKSDQSSSVADISALYTSPSMPNISLGRPPSNSDGSKLSSVSEAEVRAAFTARLGAPLTGQMLSSTLPYYPTLPILDTSQSFIQKQMRSLESRQTTTTPTFHPAPITDTQVAHARLNKAGHRPLGRTQSAPLPLGHPMLNSTVPGQQLSVHYEDYELPLQQLNSHYLKQQIRHTVLTRAGSRAHLANNSSLINEDQEDNAKVIDLTGGPRTSTDNGLKNKSQTFLQQQRDLMMRQTSQSNDISLFANRNTHVTLPLVRTYSSPLDATISTGGINSDTSTSSSSPYLSSTSLNSSNAKLSGSPHRPTTGLAFDSLMLKHACKCGNNAIHPEHSGRLQSVWARLFETGLARRCYRLRPRKATIEELQTCHTEPHTLLFGTNLASRQKMDSSKLAELPVKALVRLPCGGLGVDSDTTWNELHTAPAARMAVGCVIDLAFKAALGDVKNGFAIVRPPGHHAEANQAMGFCFFNSIAVACRLLQQRQAVRRILIVDWDVHHGNGTQQIFYNDRSVLYLSIHRHDEGNFFPGTGAPSECGAGSGLGYNVNIAWSGGLQPPLGDAEYLAAFRTVVMPIARDYAPEIVLVSAGFDAASGHPAPLGGYNVTPACFAYMTQQLMQIADGKVILSLEGGYDLTAICDSAEECVRALLEDEVTPIVQSELHRTPCQNAIKTLQKTIAIQLPHWPVLKKLAHTVSCSAVEATLCEENETVSAMASLSMTRHRIQSSDPSEEPMEEDCEDDK from the exons acaaCATCAAGTCAATTCGAAGTATAGAAATCAGTTCTGCGTTCACGCAACTATCGCAAAAAACAG aaatgaCTCGTGAATCAATAGTGAGCAGTTACAATACTGAAGACGCGTTGGGGGACAAACCTTTGGAATTAGTTCGACCTACTAATCACGTCCACGAACACAACACAATACATCATCAAATATTAGag ttaaaaaagcAACAACAACttcaacaacaatatttattggaaCAATTCCAAGCTCAACAACAACAGTTAGCCGAGCAACATGAACAACAACTCCGGCAACATCttaag acGTGTGTAACGCAGGATTTATGGGAAAAAAAAAGGGAACTTGAAGAAAAAGAACAGCGTGAAAAAAAGGAAGAAGAAAAATTGGAAactataaagaaaaaagaaaaacatgaaCAAAGTGCTATTGCGTCATCCGaagttaaacaaattttacag GGGTTTCTGCTGAGTAAAAAACATCGAGAAGCAGCATCAAGTAGTTCTATACAATCTCAACAATCCTACCCTAGTTG gggTATCTTACAATCTCAGCAGTCGGAACCAAACGTAATGCCTAGTAGTTTAAGTCCTTCATCTAGTGGGTCAAATATTACACCATATAGATTTGTTGGGCGGTACGAAGAAGATTTCCCTCTTAGAAAaacag CGTCCGAACCAAATTTGCTCAAAATCAGATTGAAACAGCGCATGTTCGACCGACGTAACAATCCAATCGCACGGCCCAAAGAAAGATCCGGCAGCAGAGTATCTAAGCTCGCAA tagAGACGTCTCCTTCGGGCAGTACTCCCGGTTCTGGACCTAATTCTCCTCCTATACTCATATCAAATTGTCGAAACTCACCTTCAACTGGAGCCACTACTCCAATAAAAgaa gaaGGAGAAATTTCATTTGGCCATatgtctaataataaatcagaCCAAAGCAGTAGTGTTGCTGATATATCTGCATTATATACAAGCCCTTCGATGCCTAATATATCATTAGGTCGACCACCATCAAAttcg GATGGATCAAAATTATCATCTGTTTCGGAAGCTGAAGTCCGTGCTGCATTTACTGCAAGATTAGGTGCACCACTCACTGGTCAAATGTTATCAAGTACATTGCCATATTATCCTACGCTTCCaa taCTGGATACATCTCAAAGTttcattcaaaaacaaatgcgAAGTCTTGAATCCAGACAAACTACTACTACTCCAACATTTCATCCTGCACCTATAACTGACACTCAAGTGGCACATGCTAGATTGAATAAAGCTGGACACAGACCACTAGGCCGCACACAATCAGCACCACTACCTCTAGGACATCCAATGTTGAATAGCACTGTGCCCGGTCAACAACTAAGTGTTCATTATGAAGATTACGAATTACCACTTCAACAACTTAACTCACATTATTTGAAACAA caaATTCGCCATACTGTTTTAACCCGAGCTGGAAGTCGAGCACACTTGGCTAATAACAgtagtttaataaatgaagATCAAGAAGATAATGCAAAG gtaattgatTTGACTGGTGGTCCAAGAACATCGACAGATAatggtttgaaaaataaaagtcagACATTTTTACAACAACAACGTGACTTAATGATGCGACAAACATCTCAATCAAATGATA TTTCGCTTTTTGCAAATCGGAATACACATGTTACTCTTCCTTTAGTTAGAACATATTCCAGTCCTTTAGATGCAACCATAAGTACAGGAGGGATTAACTCTGACACATctacatcatcatcatcaccaTACCTTTCATCTACTAGTCTTAATTCTTCTAACGCTAAACTATCAGG AAGTCCACACCGACCTACTACTGGACTAGCTTTTGATAGTTTAATGTTGAAACATGCTTGTAAATGTGGCAACAATGCTATACATCCAGAACATAGTGGACGGCTTCAAAGTGTTTGGGCTCGATTATTTGAAACAGGATTAGCTAGACGATGTTATAGATTGAGACCACGCAAAGCAACAATCGAAGAATTACAAACATGCCATACTGAACCACACACTCTTTTATTTG gTACAAACCTTGCAAGTCGTCAAAAAATGGATAGTTCTAAATTAGCTGAATTGCCTGTGAAAGCATTGGTGCGATTGCCTTGTGGTGGATTAGGGGTGGATTCTGACACTACATGGAATGAATTACATACAGCTCCAGCTGCTCGAATGGCTGTTGGTTGTGTTATTGATTTGGCCTTTAAAG CTGCCCTGGGTGATGTAAAAAATGGTTTTGCTATTGTTCGTCCACCTGGTCATCATGCTGAAGCTAATCAAGCTATgggattttgtttttttaattcaattgctGTTGCTTGTCGTCTGTTACAACAGAGGCAAGCTGTACGGCGTATACTTATTGTTGATTGG GATGTTCACCATGGTAACGGTACACAACAAATTTTCTATAACGATAGAAGTGTCTTATATCTATCTATTCATCGGCATGACGAAGGTAACTTCTTTCCAGGAACTGGTGCACCTAGTgag tgtggAGCTGGCAGTGGTCTAGGATACAATGTGAATATAGCATGGAGTGGTGGATTACAACCTCCACTTGGTGATGCTGAGTATTTAGCTGCTTTTCGGACAGTTGTAATGCCTATTGCTCGG gaTTATGCTCCAGAAATCGTATTGGTATCAGCAGGTTTTGACGCAGCCTCAGGCCATCCAGCTCCATTAGGTGGATATAATGTAACCCCTGCTTGTTTTGCTTACATGACACAACAACTAATGCAAATTGCAGATGGaaaa gtAATTTTGTCTTTAGAAGGAGGGTATGATCTAACTGCCATATGTGACAGTGCAGAAGAATGTGTACGTGCATTACTCGAAGATGAAGTAACACCAATCGTGCAGTCTGAGCTTCATCGTACCCCTTGTCAAAACGCcataaaaacattacaaaaaacCATCGCCATTcag ttGCCCCACTGGcctgtattaaaaaaactagcTCATACAGTATCATGCAGTGCTGTAGAAGCTACCCTTTGTGAAGAAAATGAAACAGTTAGTGCCATGGCTTCGTTATCAATGACCAGACATAGAATACA AAGTTCAGATCCTAGTGAAGAACCGATGGAAGAAGACTGTGAGGATGATAAATag
- the LOC114129330 gene encoding histone deacetylase 4 isoform X2, giving the protein MSADHSESNSKITDNIKSIRSIEISSAFTQLSQKTEMTRESIVSSYNTEDALGDKPLELVRPTNHVHEHNTIHHQILELKKQQQLQQQYLLEQFQAQQQQLAEQHEQQLRQHLKDLWEKKRELEEKEQREKKEEEKLETIKKKEKHEQSAIASSEVKQILQGFLLSKKHREAASSSSIQSQQSYPSWGILQSQQSEPNVMPSSLSPSSSGSNITPYRFVGRYEEDFPLRKTASEPNLLKIRLKQRMFDRRNNPIARPKERSGSRVSKLAIETSPSGSTPGSGPNSPPILISNCRNSPSTGATTPIKEEGEISFGHMSNNKSDQSSSVADISALYTSPSMPNISLGRPPSNSFIWCLSKLTDRDGSKLSSVSEAEVRAAFTARLGAPLTGQMLSSTLPYYPTLPILDTSQSFIQKQMRSLESRQTTTTPTFHPAPITDTQVAHARLNKAGHRPLGRTQSAPLPLGHPMLNSTVPGQQLSVHYEDYELPLQQLNSHYLKQQIRHTVLTRAGSRAHLANNSSLINEDQEDNAKVIDLTGGPRTSTDNGLKNKSQTFLQQQRDLMMRQTSQSNDISLFANRNTHVTLPLVRTYSSPLDATISTGGINSDTSTSSSSPYLSSTSLNSSNAKLSGSPHRPTTGLAFDSLMLKHACKCGNNAIHPEHSGRLQSVWARLFETGLARRCYRLRPRKATIEELQTCHTEPHTLLFGTNLASRQKMDSSKLAELPVKALVRLPCGGLGVDSDTTWNELHTAPAARMAVGCVIDLAFKAALGDVKNGFAIVRPPGHHAEANQAMGFCFFNSIAVACRLLQQRQAVRRILIVDWDVHHGNGTQQIFYNDRSVLYLSIHRHDEGNFFPGTGAPSECGAGSGLGYNVNIAWSGGLQPPLGDAEYLAAFRTVVMPIARDYAPEIVLVSAGFDAASGHPAPLGGYNVTPACFAYMTQQLMQIADGKVILSLEGGYDLTAICDSAEECVRALLEDEVTPIVQSELHRTPCQNAIKTLQKTIAIQLPHWPVLKKLAHTVSCSAVEATLCEENETVSAMASLSMTRHRIQSSDPSEEPMEEDCEDDK; this is encoded by the exons acaaCATCAAGTCAATTCGAAGTATAGAAATCAGTTCTGCGTTCACGCAACTATCGCAAAAAACAG aaatgaCTCGTGAATCAATAGTGAGCAGTTACAATACTGAAGACGCGTTGGGGGACAAACCTTTGGAATTAGTTCGACCTACTAATCACGTCCACGAACACAACACAATACATCATCAAATATTAGag ttaaaaaagcAACAACAACttcaacaacaatatttattggaaCAATTCCAAGCTCAACAACAACAGTTAGCCGAGCAACATGAACAACAACTCCGGCAACATCttaag GATTTATGGGAAAAAAAAAGGGAACTTGAAGAAAAAGAACAGCGTGAAAAAAAGGAAGAAGAAAAATTGGAAactataaagaaaaaagaaaaacatgaaCAAAGTGCTATTGCGTCATCCGaagttaaacaaattttacag GGGTTTCTGCTGAGTAAAAAACATCGAGAAGCAGCATCAAGTAGTTCTATACAATCTCAACAATCCTACCCTAGTTG gggTATCTTACAATCTCAGCAGTCGGAACCAAACGTAATGCCTAGTAGTTTAAGTCCTTCATCTAGTGGGTCAAATATTACACCATATAGATTTGTTGGGCGGTACGAAGAAGATTTCCCTCTTAGAAAaacag CGTCCGAACCAAATTTGCTCAAAATCAGATTGAAACAGCGCATGTTCGACCGACGTAACAATCCAATCGCACGGCCCAAAGAAAGATCCGGCAGCAGAGTATCTAAGCTCGCAA tagAGACGTCTCCTTCGGGCAGTACTCCCGGTTCTGGACCTAATTCTCCTCCTATACTCATATCAAATTGTCGAAACTCACCTTCAACTGGAGCCACTACTCCAATAAAAgaa gaaGGAGAAATTTCATTTGGCCATatgtctaataataaatcagaCCAAAGCAGTAGTGTTGCTGATATATCTGCATTATATACAAGCCCTTCGATGCCTAATATATCATTAGGTCGACCACCATCAAAttcg TTTATTTGGTGTCTTTCAAAATTAACGGATCGG GATGGATCAAAATTATCATCTGTTTCGGAAGCTGAAGTCCGTGCTGCATTTACTGCAAGATTAGGTGCACCACTCACTGGTCAAATGTTATCAAGTACATTGCCATATTATCCTACGCTTCCaa taCTGGATACATCTCAAAGTttcattcaaaaacaaatgcgAAGTCTTGAATCCAGACAAACTACTACTACTCCAACATTTCATCCTGCACCTATAACTGACACTCAAGTGGCACATGCTAGATTGAATAAAGCTGGACACAGACCACTAGGCCGCACACAATCAGCACCACTACCTCTAGGACATCCAATGTTGAATAGCACTGTGCCCGGTCAACAACTAAGTGTTCATTATGAAGATTACGAATTACCACTTCAACAACTTAACTCACATTATTTGAAACAA caaATTCGCCATACTGTTTTAACCCGAGCTGGAAGTCGAGCACACTTGGCTAATAACAgtagtttaataaatgaagATCAAGAAGATAATGCAAAG gtaattgatTTGACTGGTGGTCCAAGAACATCGACAGATAatggtttgaaaaataaaagtcagACATTTTTACAACAACAACGTGACTTAATGATGCGACAAACATCTCAATCAAATGATA TTTCGCTTTTTGCAAATCGGAATACACATGTTACTCTTCCTTTAGTTAGAACATATTCCAGTCCTTTAGATGCAACCATAAGTACAGGAGGGATTAACTCTGACACATctacatcatcatcatcaccaTACCTTTCATCTACTAGTCTTAATTCTTCTAACGCTAAACTATCAGG AAGTCCACACCGACCTACTACTGGACTAGCTTTTGATAGTTTAATGTTGAAACATGCTTGTAAATGTGGCAACAATGCTATACATCCAGAACATAGTGGACGGCTTCAAAGTGTTTGGGCTCGATTATTTGAAACAGGATTAGCTAGACGATGTTATAGATTGAGACCACGCAAAGCAACAATCGAAGAATTACAAACATGCCATACTGAACCACACACTCTTTTATTTG gTACAAACCTTGCAAGTCGTCAAAAAATGGATAGTTCTAAATTAGCTGAATTGCCTGTGAAAGCATTGGTGCGATTGCCTTGTGGTGGATTAGGGGTGGATTCTGACACTACATGGAATGAATTACATACAGCTCCAGCTGCTCGAATGGCTGTTGGTTGTGTTATTGATTTGGCCTTTAAAG CTGCCCTGGGTGATGTAAAAAATGGTTTTGCTATTGTTCGTCCACCTGGTCATCATGCTGAAGCTAATCAAGCTATgggattttgtttttttaattcaattgctGTTGCTTGTCGTCTGTTACAACAGAGGCAAGCTGTACGGCGTATACTTATTGTTGATTGG GATGTTCACCATGGTAACGGTACACAACAAATTTTCTATAACGATAGAAGTGTCTTATATCTATCTATTCATCGGCATGACGAAGGTAACTTCTTTCCAGGAACTGGTGCACCTAGTgag tgtggAGCTGGCAGTGGTCTAGGATACAATGTGAATATAGCATGGAGTGGTGGATTACAACCTCCACTTGGTGATGCTGAGTATTTAGCTGCTTTTCGGACAGTTGTAATGCCTATTGCTCGG gaTTATGCTCCAGAAATCGTATTGGTATCAGCAGGTTTTGACGCAGCCTCAGGCCATCCAGCTCCATTAGGTGGATATAATGTAACCCCTGCTTGTTTTGCTTACATGACACAACAACTAATGCAAATTGCAGATGGaaaa gtAATTTTGTCTTTAGAAGGAGGGTATGATCTAACTGCCATATGTGACAGTGCAGAAGAATGTGTACGTGCATTACTCGAAGATGAAGTAACACCAATCGTGCAGTCTGAGCTTCATCGTACCCCTTGTCAAAACGCcataaaaacattacaaaaaacCATCGCCATTcag ttGCCCCACTGGcctgtattaaaaaaactagcTCATACAGTATCATGCAGTGCTGTAGAAGCTACCCTTTGTGAAGAAAATGAAACAGTTAGTGCCATGGCTTCGTTATCAATGACCAGACATAGAATACA AAGTTCAGATCCTAGTGAAGAACCGATGGAAGAAGACTGTGAGGATGATAAATag